From a single Oxalobacter vibrioformis genomic region:
- a CDS encoding M3 family metallopeptidase, whose protein sequence is MMKITFPASFTARFSFIVLLLLPGLLLPPALAETRATVPVMGAEEINSFCTQGLEDWKQRVSQLEEIRAYTPQGSVQFVEEWNRLLIALDDVHGPIYLLSQVSPDETVRSSAEACDTQIRAFNTDLYLNQKLYANVRVSRSTDNVERKLRKDTLSDFEDAGITLMPKKRERMREIRVRLDAIQQEFSRNIRDNKTRVVFTPEQMRGLPEDYLTKLKTDGSGNYLLDFSYPVYVPFMRYADDSEARRQYQFEFLNRGTPKNLELLQEAIMLRQEMAELAGFRSYADYKLRRRMAKKPGLVDTFLDQVQEATRVAESNELEDLRQYKARSLGISASEAAIERWDVTYWQEKIRKERFDVDQNDLRRYFPTDASVKWALGISETLYGITFRKANVPLWHEDVAYFDVYDKASKERLGGIYLDLFPREGKYGHAAAFPVRGGSTLEGRKPISVLVTNFNRTGLDGNELETLLHEFGHVLHGVLSKTRYVEQSGTSVERDFVEAPSQMFEAWAHEKQPLALLPDYCSPSCPVVDDDLLKRINQARKYGKGTFYARQLLYARYDMALYNEHKKNVMTLWEAMEGKTPLGYTKGTQFPGQFNHTISGYAAGYYGYLWSEVLALDMLSRFGDNLMNPQMGMRYRKAILERGGKLMRMNWFVHFWGVRLTARRFTRKSPAMRVTKGNRITADRRAYPWLLT, encoded by the coding sequence ATGATGAAAATAACATTTCCCGCTTCTTTCACGGCGCGTTTTTCTTTTATTGTTCTCCTGCTTTTGCCGGGACTTCTCCTGCCGCCGGCTCTGGCGGAAACACGGGCTACCGTTCCTGTGATGGGGGCAGAAGAGATCAACTCCTTTTGTACACAGGGCCTGGAAGACTGGAAACAGCGTGTGAGCCAGTTGGAGGAAATCAGGGCGTATACCCCACAGGGTTCCGTGCAGTTTGTTGAGGAATGGAATCGCCTGCTGATCGCCCTGGATGATGTGCATGGTCCGATTTATCTCTTAAGCCAGGTTTCACCCGATGAAACGGTCCGCAGCAGTGCGGAAGCCTGTGATACGCAGATACGGGCGTTTAATACCGATCTGTATCTGAACCAGAAGCTGTATGCCAATGTGCGGGTTTCGCGTTCGACGGACAATGTGGAAAGGAAACTGCGCAAGGACACGCTGAGTGATTTTGAGGATGCCGGGATCACCCTGATGCCCAAAAAACGCGAACGGATGCGCGAGATACGGGTCCGGCTGGATGCCATCCAGCAGGAGTTTTCCCGCAATATCCGTGACAATAAAACCCGCGTGGTTTTTACGCCAGAGCAGATGCGGGGTTTGCCGGAAGACTACCTGACAAAGCTGAAAACAGACGGGAGCGGAAACTATCTGCTCGATTTTTCCTACCCGGTCTATGTACCGTTCATGCGTTATGCCGATGACAGCGAGGCGCGCCGCCAGTACCAGTTTGAATTCCTGAACAGGGGAACGCCAAAAAACCTGGAGTTGCTGCAGGAAGCCATCATGCTGCGCCAGGAGATGGCGGAGCTGGCAGGTTTTCGCAGCTATGCCGACTACAAGCTGCGCCGTCGGATGGCAAAAAAACCGGGGCTTGTGGATACCTTCCTCGATCAGGTGCAGGAAGCCACCCGTGTGGCAGAAAGCAACGAGCTTGAAGATTTGCGTCAGTACAAGGCACGCTCACTGGGCATCTCCGCTTCTGAGGCAGCTATTGAGCGCTGGGATGTGACTTACTGGCAGGAAAAGATAAGAAAAGAGCGCTTTGATGTTGACCAGAATGATCTGCGCCGTTATTTCCCGACAGATGCTTCGGTGAAATGGGCGCTTGGCATATCGGAAACGTTGTACGGCATTACCTTCAGGAAGGCCAACGTGCCGCTCTGGCATGAGGATGTGGCGTATTTTGATGTGTATGACAAAGCGTCCAAAGAGCGGCTCGGCGGTATTTACCTGGACCTTTTTCCGCGTGAAGGAAAATACGGCCATGCAGCGGCCTTCCCCGTGAGAGGGGGCAGCACGCTGGAAGGGCGCAAACCCATTTCAGTTCTCGTGACCAACTTCAACCGGACCGGGCTCGACGGGAATGAACTGGAAACCCTGCTGCATGAATTCGGCCATGTGCTGCATGGGGTGCTTTCAAAAACCCGTTATGTTGAACAGTCCGGTACCAGCGTGGAGCGTGATTTTGTCGAAGCACCTTCGCAGATGTTTGAAGCCTGGGCCCATGAGAAACAGCCGCTGGCGCTCCTGCCGGATTATTGTTCACCTTCATGCCCGGTAGTGGATGATGATCTGTTAAAACGGATCAACCAGGCAAGAAAGTACGGCAAGGGAACTTTTTATGCCCGTCAGTTACTGTATGCCCGATATGACATGGCGCTTTATAACGAACATAAAAAAAATGTCATGACGCTGTGGGAGGCCATGGAAGGAAAGACGCCGCTGGGTTATACGAAGGGTACCCAGTTCCCGGGGCAGTTTAACCATACCATCAGCGGTTATGCCGCAGGGTATTATGGCTACCTGTGGTCCGAGGTGCTGGCGCTCGACATGTTGTCCCGGTTTGGCGACAACCTGATGAATCCGCAGATGGGCATGCGTTACAGAAAAGCGATTCTGGAGCGGGGGGGGAAGCTTATGCGGATGAACTGGTTCGTGCATTTTTGGGGCGTGCGCCTGACAGCAAGGCGTTTTACCAGGAAATCACCGGCAATGCGAGTGACAAAAGGTAACAGGATAACGGCTGACAGAAGAGCATACCCATGGCTGCTTACCTGA
- a CDS encoding ABC transporter permease gives MAAYLIRRLWQMIPTMLGVLLLVFILFNWVGGDPAYILAGKISNPEQIANIRKQLGIDEPYYVQLWIFIKQVLTFDFGNSWSTGEPVSQIIVTRMGPSLTLLLPLTILETTIAIGLALAVAYVRGSLTDRMIMMVCTVGMSISILVYIIVFQYWFAYKLGLFPVQGWGDSLSQNLFYYALLPIIILLAVSLAPNLRLFRTFVLDEIGQDYVRTARAKGLGEGRIMWVHVLRNAAIPIITYVMSNLPALLIGAFLVERFFSIPGIGREVILAVERSDFPVIKAITVLVAAATMLFNLLADLLYQMVDSRVRLR, from the coding sequence ATGGCTGCTTACCTGATTCGCCGCTTGTGGCAAATGATCCCGACCATGCTCGGGGTGCTGCTTCTCGTCTTTATCCTCTTTAACTGGGTGGGAGGTGATCCTGCCTATATTCTTGCCGGCAAGATTTCCAATCCGGAGCAGATCGCCAATATCCGAAAACAGCTGGGAATTGATGAGCCTTATTATGTCCAGCTCTGGATATTCATCAAGCAGGTTCTCACCTTTGATTTCGGCAACAGCTGGAGCACGGGCGAGCCGGTTTCGCAGATTATCGTCACGCGCATGGGACCGTCGCTGACATTGCTTTTACCGCTGACGATACTGGAAACCACGATTGCCATTGGCCTGGCGCTGGCAGTTGCCTATGTCCGCGGGTCACTGACAGACCGCATGATCATGATGGTCTGCACGGTGGGCATGTCAATCAGTATTCTCGTCTACATCATTGTGTTTCAGTACTGGTTTGCCTACAAGCTCGGGCTTTTTCCCGTGCAGGGATGGGGCGACAGCCTGTCGCAGAATCTTTTTTACTATGCGCTTTTGCCCATCATCATCCTGCTGGCGGTGAGCCTGGCTCCCAACCTGCGGCTTTTCCGCACCTTCGTGTTAGATGAGATCGGGCAGGATTATGTCCGCACTGCACGGGCAAAGGGGCTGGGGGAGGGCCGCATCATGTGGGTGCATGTGCTTCGCAATGCAGCGATTCCGATTATTACCTATGTCATGTCCAATCTGCCCGCGCTCCTGATAGGTGCTTTTCTGGTCGAGCGTTTTTTCTCTATTCCGGGGATCGGGCGTGAAGTGATTCTGGCTGTGGAAAGAAGTGATTTCCCGGTCATCAAGGCGATTACGGTGCTGGTGGCTGCGGCTACCATGCTTTTCAATCTGCTGGCCGATCTGCTTTACCAGATGGTCGATTCCCGTGTGCGGTTGAGGTAA